TTGCGTACAATTCCATCTTCATTTTTAAATAAATATCTAATCCATGCAAAAGTTATTTTAGTTGATATCCACATTATTAATAAAATTACAAATATTTCTCCAATTCCATGAACCGAAATGCCTAATAAGGCTTTTGATACTGTCGTAGAGTATAAAATCTGAATTCTATATATACCCATTCCGATAGAAAAAAGTTGATAACCACATGCCAATAGTGATATCGGTCCTAATAAAGCAAGTCCTAACAAAAGAATATTAGAAAAGAAATTTCTAATAAAAATATTTAAGAATCCAAAACCTTCCCTTTCAGGAATAAAGTTTTTAGGTGGTTTGAATGAATTTGCTGAAATAAAATATCCTAAAATTATTATTCCAACTGCTATTAAAAAAAATATTATTTTGTTTTTATGTTTTATCATATAAAATTTACCTTCTAAAAAACTTAATTCAATACAAATGCCATCAAACGTACTTTTCCTGTCATGAAACGTCATTACTTAAACATTTTCATGTATAATTTCTTTTCATGCCCGTTTTTTTCCCTTTTATGCCATTTGTATTTACATTTTTGTATTTTGATGTTATTTTATAAAAAAATATAAGTTAAGGTGAATTAGAGATGATAATGAATCTAGCATTAAAGCTAACCTCTTTTATTGAAAAGAATAGTGACATCAGAAATAATGACGATTTAGAAAAGATAAACTATTCAATACAAACTGTCATAAGTGAAACATTTAAAGCAGTAATACTAATCATACTATTTTTAGCACTTGGCAAA
This genomic interval from Clostridium kluyveri contains the following:
- a CDS encoding stage II sporulation protein M, with product MIKHKNKIIFFLIAVGIIILGYFISANSFKPPKNFIPEREGFGFLNIFIRNFFSNILLLGLALLGPISLLACGYQLFSIGMGIYRIQILYSTTVSKALLGISVHGIGEIFVILLIMWISTKITFAWIRYLFKNEDGIVRKVYAHYYSYKIIRIVSLIAIVLMLSSFLEVYWSLPFFETLFNKK